One genomic segment of Ferrimonas sp. YFM includes these proteins:
- a CDS encoding methyltransferase domain-containing protein has translation MDALTAKFYEINAESLANTYDSVSFKQVHKAWESFWPNESCQDLFALDIGAGSGRDAKWLAERGAQVVAVEPTAALKTIGKLNTQNLPVNWITDSLPEFSEVTKLGMRFDLILASAVWMHIALSERARAFRKMANLLKSGGHLIISLRHGEFGDGRTGHTVSVEELEKLARHHGLVMKLATEKMSDELGRSQVTWQTVVLSKPEDGSDNLATIRQVILNDSKSATYKLALLRTLLRIADAHPGCVLDRSDSKVAIPVGLVALYWTRQYMRLCNIGGLHQMPRTNAKLAFVKAGWKQLQKLHLGPDDLMVGAFLNTEEAAALKATFQDVLNTIKQGPVTFIYRDDKSQPLFAIERKQVRGIGPVLLDNDYFSSYGRFILNADLWDSFRVYHSWIEPLLTQEWVNEMRRYQCNIDQEQRLNSPVTLGDYYEHLKWVDAKHDTSLIRNKMAELYQSGYELRSVWSGNPMSPKGAEVDHCLPFAHWPNNDRWNLLPTTTEENRNKSDRLPHPQRLIQSRAWVLEWWQTAFSTEQERNQFFAQAQVSLPNLDKGCREFEAIYDALGLQSAGLKSRLLLREWHGLHRAP, from the coding sequence ATGGATGCCCTAACCGCCAAGTTTTACGAAATCAACGCCGAATCGTTGGCGAACACCTATGACAGCGTGTCATTCAAGCAGGTGCACAAAGCCTGGGAGAGCTTTTGGCCGAACGAAAGCTGCCAGGATCTGTTTGCCTTGGACATAGGTGCTGGCAGTGGTCGCGATGCCAAATGGTTGGCTGAGCGAGGCGCGCAAGTGGTTGCGGTAGAGCCGACCGCAGCACTCAAAACCATTGGCAAGCTCAATACCCAGAACCTACCAGTAAACTGGATAACGGACTCGCTGCCGGAGTTTTCCGAGGTCACTAAGCTGGGAATGCGGTTCGACCTGATTCTGGCCAGTGCGGTGTGGATGCACATTGCCCTTTCTGAGCGTGCCCGTGCCTTTCGTAAGATGGCCAATCTGCTCAAATCGGGTGGCCACTTAATTATCTCTCTGCGCCATGGCGAATTTGGTGACGGTCGTACCGGTCATACCGTCTCAGTTGAGGAATTGGAGAAGCTGGCCAGGCATCACGGTCTGGTGATGAAGTTGGCCACCGAGAAAATGAGTGACGAGCTGGGTCGCAGTCAGGTTACCTGGCAGACCGTTGTACTGAGCAAGCCAGAAGACGGCAGTGATAACCTGGCCACTATTCGTCAGGTGATCCTCAACGACAGCAAGTCTGCCACTTATAAGCTGGCCTTGCTGAGAACCCTTCTTCGCATCGCCGATGCCCACCCGGGCTGTGTTCTTGATCGCAGTGACAGCAAGGTGGCGATTCCTGTGGGGCTGGTTGCGCTGTACTGGACTCGCCAGTACATGCGCCTGTGCAATATCGGTGGCCTGCACCAAATGCCAAGAACCAACGCCAAACTGGCATTTGTGAAAGCCGGTTGGAAACAGCTGCAGAAGCTGCATCTTGGCCCGGACGACCTGATGGTGGGGGCGTTTCTCAATACCGAAGAAGCGGCGGCACTCAAGGCCACGTTTCAGGATGTACTTAATACGATTAAGCAGGGGCCGGTTACGTTTATCTATCGTGACGACAAGAGCCAGCCGCTGTTTGCCATAGAGCGCAAGCAGGTGCGCGGTATCGGCCCGGTGCTGCTGGATAACGACTATTTCAGCAGTTACGGCCGCTTCATTCTCAATGCGGATTTGTGGGACAGTTTTCGGGTTTATCACAGCTGGATTGAGCCGCTGCTTACTCAGGAGTGGGTCAATGAGATGCGCCGATATCAGTGCAACATCGACCAGGAGCAGCGCCTGAACAGCCCCGTTACTCTGGGCGATTATTACGAGCACCTGAAGTGGGTGGATGCCAAACACGACACTAGCCTAATTCGGAATAAGATGGCTGAGTTGTACCAGAGCGGTTATGAACTACGGAGCGTTTGGAGTGGCAATCCAATGTCGCCAAAAGGGGCCGAGGTCGATCACTGCCTGCCGTTTGCCCATTGGCCGAATAACGATCGCTGGAACCTACTGCCCACGACCACTGAGGAAAATCGCAACAAATCAGACCGATTACCCCACCCACAACGGCTTATTCAATCACGCGCTTGGGTGCTGGAATGGTGGCAAACCGCCTTTAGCACCGAGCAGGAACGTAATCAGTTCTTCGCGCAAGCCCAGGTTTCCTTACCCAATCTAGACAAAGGCTGCCGTGAGTTTGAAGCCATCTACGACGCTCTGGGATTGCAAAGCGCCGGGCTAAAGAGCCGATTATTGTTGAGGGAGTGGCATGGATTGCACCGGGCTCCCTAA
- a CDS encoding DUF3427 domain-containing protein — MAKIKYGKNGQILQLASHLKGLTARHILNAVAEFESLNGDIESYDDSRLYDLVINGNKYPPKAIFGLAASQVLGQAVLSSHFSAGDEHPCFKLLRQLGFLIQPKTERPTAEDGLILHRRYNRKSVCRIFSPKTNFTPGSGVWGLQGIIPNSPCVDDFVLFVTLGHYDGNDYEDSVTADGYLMWKSQNRHDPESPIIKSLVTHNENDNNVYLFLRTSEKDDYCYLGPLAFHSWDSRSSNPVHISWKILNWPLTQATQKEIGLELQAPTVATYKPLQPIDEHASLVECKKPVGQTQRTKSHTGTQGTVNWDKRDQRNREVGLRGEELVLAYEKSQLLQAGRPDLAKKVEHVALTNSAAGYDLLSFDAHGHRKYIEVKTTSDSHNTPFYISRNEVERSLELGKDYWIYRVFGFNPTNTQTRFYKIQGAADQVLNLQPEVYKAMALSNE; from the coding sequence GTGGCTAAGATCAAATACGGAAAGAATGGTCAAATTCTGCAATTGGCTTCTCATTTAAAAGGACTTACGGCCCGCCACATCCTAAACGCGGTTGCCGAATTTGAATCTCTGAATGGTGATATCGAATCTTATGATGACTCCCGCTTATACGACCTCGTCATAAACGGTAACAAGTACCCACCCAAAGCCATCTTTGGACTGGCAGCAAGCCAGGTGTTAGGACAAGCCGTACTCTCGAGCCATTTCAGCGCAGGCGATGAACATCCTTGCTTTAAACTGCTCAGGCAGCTCGGTTTTCTCATTCAACCCAAAACAGAGCGACCAACCGCTGAAGATGGCCTGATTTTACACCGTCGCTATAACAGAAAATCGGTTTGTCGTATCTTCTCACCAAAGACCAACTTCACCCCAGGAAGCGGCGTTTGGGGCCTGCAAGGAATCATTCCAAACTCTCCTTGTGTCGATGACTTCGTCCTATTCGTTACTCTTGGCCACTACGATGGCAATGATTACGAAGACTCAGTCACCGCTGATGGCTACCTAATGTGGAAATCCCAAAACAGGCATGATCCAGAATCGCCGATCATAAAATCGTTAGTTACTCACAATGAGAACGACAACAATGTGTACCTATTTTTGAGAACATCCGAAAAAGACGATTACTGCTACCTTGGTCCACTAGCGTTTCATTCCTGGGACTCACGCTCCAGCAACCCCGTTCATATCTCTTGGAAAATTCTAAACTGGCCCTTAACTCAGGCAACGCAAAAAGAGATTGGCCTTGAGCTGCAAGCGCCAACCGTCGCCACCTATAAACCACTGCAACCTATCGATGAACATGCAAGCCTCGTAGAATGCAAAAAGCCAGTTGGACAAACTCAACGAACCAAATCACACACGGGAACGCAGGGCACTGTTAATTGGGATAAACGAGATCAGAGAAATAGAGAAGTCGGCCTTCGGGGAGAAGAGCTGGTTTTAGCTTATGAGAAATCTCAGCTACTGCAGGCTGGTCGGCCAGACTTGGCCAAGAAAGTGGAGCATGTGGCCTTAACCAATTCCGCTGCTGGCTATGACCTGCTCTCTTTTGATGCTCACGGCCATCGCAAATACATCGAAGTAAAAACCACTTCAGACTCTCACAATACACCATTCTATATCTCAAGAAATGAAGTAGAGCGCTCCTTAGAATTAGGAAAGGATTATTGGATATACCGAGTCTTTGGATTTAACCCAACCAACACTCAAACCCGCTTCTATAAAATTCAAGGAGCAGCGGATCAAGTGCTGAATCTGCAGCCTGAAGTCTATAAAGCAATGGCGTTAAGCAACGAGTGA
- a CDS encoding competence protein CoiA family protein, with protein sequence MDKSHELNIVEKSQSLVGSSSELLYGRLNNKLVHIEEVSHGLLCDCRCPHCDALLIAKKGNIRAHHFAHYAGADCGAGAETALHLMAKQILVTHRCLLFPGESVSVDDDRFENLDLQRHREAELTQFERVEVEKSIGSYRPDLTALTSEGDWVDIEILVTHGIDDAKVLEVTRAERTMIEIDLSYLPRDSSPTDIEHAVLWKAPRYFIHSSWFAETKIQLRQQLSSLHSEIDKSKNDAILNVNSNESVMLLGYKFGAGYSTGKQSNFEISHLFCVAPTQKNGTVNFSIRSSGGFEPKTMKVDYALNETLKRLNYPCAVRLQFSAEPGYGRRTKWIVTGIEQV encoded by the coding sequence ATGGATAAGTCACACGAATTGAACATTGTTGAGAAGAGCCAATCATTGGTTGGAAGCAGCTCTGAGTTACTCTACGGAAGGTTAAACAACAAGCTAGTACATATTGAGGAGGTCAGTCATGGGCTACTTTGTGATTGCCGCTGCCCCCATTGCGATGCACTATTGATCGCCAAAAAAGGCAACATTCGAGCTCATCATTTCGCTCACTATGCTGGTGCTGATTGTGGAGCTGGAGCAGAGACCGCACTGCACTTGATGGCTAAGCAGATTCTGGTAACCCATCGGTGCCTATTGTTTCCGGGTGAATCAGTATCTGTAGATGATGACCGGTTCGAAAATTTAGATTTGCAGAGACATAGGGAGGCAGAGCTAACTCAGTTTGAAAGAGTTGAGGTAGAGAAAAGTATAGGGTCTTATCGGCCCGACCTTACAGCGTTGACCTCAGAAGGGGATTGGGTTGATATTGAAATATTGGTTACCCATGGTATTGATGATGCCAAAGTTCTTGAAGTAACTAGAGCCGAGCGAACGATGATAGAAATTGACCTATCTTATCTGCCAAGAGATAGTTCACCTACAGATATAGAGCACGCTGTCCTTTGGAAAGCGCCGCGGTATTTTATTCATTCGAGTTGGTTTGCTGAAACTAAAATTCAGTTGCGTCAGCAGTTAAGTTCTCTACATAGCGAAATAGATAAATCTAAAAATGATGCAATCTTAAATGTTAATTCAAATGAAAGTGTCATGCTTCTGGGGTACAAGTTTGGTGCAGGATACTCTACTGGAAAGCAGTCAAATTTCGAAATTAGTCATCTTTTTTGCGTTGCTCCGACCCAAAAAAATGGAACAGTTAATTTTAGTATTAGATCCAGTGGTGGGTTTGAGCCGAAAACAATGAAAGTGGATTATGCACTTAATGAAACGTTGAAAAGACTCAATTACCCATGTGCTGTGCGTTTGCAGTTTTCAGCGGAGCCCGGGTATGGAAGAAGAACTAAGTGGATAGTCACTGGGATAGAGCAGGTATAG
- a CDS encoding universal stress protein, with protein sequence MKAYKKVLIPLDFHSDNDQIIAKGKALAEINGANIYLLHVNEPMAGIYTFEAVSFGDELEAFKDKIRSESHVRLGNFAEEMGVADSEQLIREGKAATEIEDVVRELDIDLIVMGTHGHSGLQRLLGSTANSVLNHVDCDVLTVRIRE encoded by the coding sequence ATGAAAGCGTATAAGAAAGTATTGATTCCGTTAGATTTCCACAGCGACAACGACCAGATCATTGCCAAGGGCAAGGCGTTGGCCGAGATTAATGGTGCCAACATCTACCTGTTGCACGTCAATGAGCCGATGGCCGGTATCTACACTTTTGAAGCGGTGAGCTTCGGTGATGAGCTGGAAGCCTTTAAAGACAAGATCCGCAGTGAATCCCACGTACGTCTGGGCAACTTTGCCGAGGAGATGGGCGTTGCCGATTCCGAGCAGCTGATTCGCGAAGGTAAGGCGGCCACCGAGATTGAAGACGTGGTGCGTGAATTGGACATCGACCTGATCGTGATGGGAACTCATGGGCACTCCGGCCTGCAGCGTCTGCTGGGTTCCACCGCCAACAGTGTCCTGAACCACGTTGATTGCGACGTGCTGACCGTGCGTATCCGCGAATAG
- a CDS encoding universal stress protein: MCNYKKVLIPVDFHDDNERLVTKGKRIAADNNAELFLLHVDESLSDLYLFEAASFSGHLKEFKQDLNRRSQEKLAQLGGDLDDNHLLVREGRATGEIERAVKELDIDLVVMGSHGHSGLRRLLGSTVNVVLNHVHCDVLTVRTKALDT, translated from the coding sequence ATGTGTAACTACAAGAAGGTTCTCATTCCGGTTGATTTTCACGACGACAACGAGCGCCTGGTAACCAAGGGCAAGCGCATTGCCGCCGACAACAACGCCGAACTCTTCCTGCTGCATGTGGACGAGTCTCTGTCCGATCTCTATCTGTTTGAGGCGGCCAGTTTCAGCGGCCACCTGAAGGAGTTCAAACAGGACCTGAATCGCCGCTCCCAGGAGAAACTGGCCCAGCTTGGTGGTGATCTGGACGACAATCACCTGCTGGTTCGCGAGGGCCGGGCCACCGGCGAGATTGAGCGGGCGGTGAAGGAGCTGGACATCGATCTGGTGGTGATGGGCTCCCACGGTCACTCCGGTCTGCGTCGTCTGCTGGGCTCCACCGTGAATGTGGTGCTTAACCATGTGCATTGTGACGTGCTGACCGTGCGCACCAAGGCGCTGGACACCTAG
- a CDS encoding MFS transporter, producing MAHLDGRNYYRALTALTLAAMVVFCNLYVAQPMLPQLADTFGLDASTANWLHAGAPLALALSLIPWAMLSDVLGRRPIMLISLASLPLINLAILTTSQVEWFIALRILHGVMLAGFVAVAAAWMSEEIGAARLPTAMGSYVAANAVGGLSGRLVGGLASQFDSWQVPFMTLVALSCAAALMLWWLLPRQQNFQSVTPSLKCAWHGLMDHLHNKQLQPAFLIAGITFGTFVNLFTVLGFQLAQAPWNLTTAQLSLLFCTYLAGSVSAQLSGRWLRYFTAPAGMQTGALFLIMGTVITLSHDLAVIVLGLLLCSVGFFQVHSLAYSWVGKQAKRERAKASSLYLVHYYLGASLGGFVLLPIWQLGGWPLVVASSLVSYALIVLLAHKLQLRAQVESTA from the coding sequence ATGGCTCATCTGGACGGACGCAACTACTACCGCGCCCTGACCGCCCTTACCCTGGCGGCCATGGTGGTGTTCTGCAACCTGTATGTGGCCCAGCCGATGCTGCCGCAACTGGCCGACACCTTCGGCCTGGATGCCTCCACCGCCAATTGGCTGCATGCCGGAGCCCCCCTGGCCCTGGCGCTGTCGTTAATCCCCTGGGCCATGCTCTCCGACGTCCTGGGCCGTCGCCCCATCATGCTGATCTCTCTGGCCAGCCTGCCGCTCATTAACTTGGCGATTCTCACCACCAGTCAGGTGGAGTGGTTTATCGCCCTGCGCATCCTTCACGGCGTGATGCTGGCCGGCTTCGTGGCGGTGGCCGCCGCCTGGATGTCGGAAGAGATCGGCGCCGCCCGTCTCCCCACAGCCATGGGCAGCTACGTGGCCGCCAACGCCGTGGGTGGCCTCAGTGGCCGACTGGTGGGCGGCCTGGCCAGCCAGTTTGACAGTTGGCAAGTACCCTTTATGACCCTGGTGGCCCTGAGCTGCGCCGCCGCCCTGATGCTGTGGTGGCTGCTGCCCAGACAACAGAACTTCCAGAGCGTCACCCCATCGCTGAAGTGCGCCTGGCATGGGCTGATGGACCATCTGCACAACAAGCAGCTGCAGCCCGCCTTCCTCATCGCCGGCATCACCTTCGGCACCTTCGTCAACCTGTTTACCGTGCTGGGCTTCCAGCTGGCCCAGGCCCCCTGGAACCTGACCACTGCCCAGCTCTCATTGCTGTTCTGCACCTACCTGGCTGGCAGCGTCTCTGCTCAGCTGTCGGGCCGCTGGCTGCGTTACTTCACCGCTCCGGCAGGCATGCAGACCGGCGCCCTGTTCCTGATCATGGGCACGGTGATCACCCTGTCTCACGACCTGGCGGTAATCGTACTGGGGCTGCTGCTGTGTTCGGTGGGCTTTTTCCAGGTGCACAGCCTGGCCTACTCCTGGGTGGGCAAACAGGCGAAAAGGGAGCGGGCCAAAGCCAGCTCCCTCTATCTGGTGCACTACTATCTGGGGGCCAGCCTGGGCGGCTTCGTGCTGCTGCCCATCTGGCAATTGGGAGGTTGGCCGCTGGTGGTGGCCAGCAGCCTGGTCAGCTACGCCCTCATTGTGCTGCTGGCTCACAAGCTGCAGCTACGGGCGCAAGTTGAATCGACCGCCTGA
- a CDS encoding GGDEF domain-containing protein encodes MSHRQLQLGLALLMLVVAAIMPDWQTQVGVGVRWLLVYLPWILLGAAGVTAHIYGLKKFSLMVVLCLVLYTVCRQHLLVLQPGHTSELLFWELCLLAPLLIFLYDQLPDHWLFDGYYLAVPLSLAPCGLLLLLHQYAPELERRMLESLVEGLGGYPAPWLALLFMLLYFALCAQTQYRNQDKGDSAALLCLTALALLFSNYDISGFSSLVFTYLGLALWTLLLFHGFQVVYFDPLTEIRNRRRLHAVLSGRGGRYQLAMVDIDHFKRFNDTFGHDVGDHVLRMVAQRLNRIGAGGVAFRYGGEEFTIVFPSADRATCLAALAEVRMSIAAYPFRIRSRESKGRVGRLGPGGKEVPPQAITVSIGLAQAEPSDAGYEEAIKRADIALYEAKEAGRNCIRTDAMVGRSARKSVA; translated from the coding sequence ATGTCTCATCGTCAATTACAGTTGGGCCTGGCGCTGTTGATGCTGGTGGTGGCGGCCATAATGCCCGACTGGCAAACCCAGGTGGGGGTGGGCGTACGCTGGCTGCTGGTCTACCTGCCCTGGATCCTGCTGGGGGCGGCCGGAGTAACTGCGCACATCTACGGGCTGAAGAAGTTCAGCCTGATGGTGGTGCTGTGCCTGGTGCTCTACACCGTATGCCGACAACACCTGTTGGTGCTGCAGCCCGGGCATACCAGCGAGCTGCTGTTCTGGGAGCTGTGCCTGCTGGCCCCTCTGCTGATCTTTCTCTATGACCAGTTGCCGGATCACTGGTTGTTCGACGGTTACTACCTGGCGGTGCCGCTTTCCCTAGCGCCCTGCGGCTTACTGTTGCTGCTGCATCAGTATGCGCCGGAGCTTGAGCGCAGGATGCTGGAATCGCTGGTGGAGGGTCTGGGGGGCTATCCGGCCCCCTGGCTGGCGCTGCTGTTTATGCTGCTCTATTTTGCCCTGTGTGCCCAAACCCAGTACCGCAATCAGGATAAGGGGGACTCCGCCGCCCTGTTGTGCCTGACGGCCCTGGCGCTGCTATTCAGCAACTATGACATCTCCGGCTTCTCCTCCCTGGTGTTTACCTATCTTGGGCTGGCGCTGTGGACCCTGCTGCTGTTTCACGGGTTTCAGGTGGTCTATTTCGACCCGCTGACGGAGATCCGCAATCGGCGCCGCCTGCATGCGGTGCTCAGTGGTCGGGGTGGGCGTTATCAACTGGCCATGGTCGACATCGACCACTTTAAACGTTTCAACGATACCTTTGGCCACGACGTGGGCGATCACGTGCTGAGGATGGTGGCTCAGAGGCTCAATCGCATCGGTGCTGGCGGTGTGGCGTTTCGTTATGGGGGTGAGGAGTTCACCATAGTGTTTCCCTCCGCCGACCGCGCCACCTGTCTCGCGGCCCTGGCAGAGGTGCGTATGTCCATTGCCGCCTATCCGTTTCGCATCCGTTCCCGTGAGTCCAAGGGCAGGGTAGGGCGTCTGGGACCAGGAGGGAAAGAGGTGCCGCCTCAGGCCATCACCGTGTCCATTGGATTGGCCCAGGCCGAGCCCAGTGATGCCGGGTATGAAGAGGCCATCAAGCGCGCCGACATCGCCCTTTATGAGGCCAAGGAAGCGGGGCGCAACTGCATCCGCACCGACGCCATGGTGGGCCGCAGTGCGCGCAAGAGTGTGGCTTAG
- a CDS encoding nucleoside hydrolase → MAEKIIFDTDPGIDDAMALLFAHALPNIDMMAITTVYGNGTIEDCTRNACFLNDKFNMGATVVRGAEGPITRDPVGPTVVVHGEHGLGTVEAPADQPINIDSRPAHVYMSEMTRAHPGEITLVAVGPLTNLALALEYDPEIVNNVKEVVIMGAAFGEQGHSGNISPVAEANIYDDPHAADVVFTADWHVVIVGLDVTHQTFFTGEYLDKLRDAAGDVGQFIWDVSRFYLKFYSERVGVNGCHVHDPSAVAYVADPSLFTTRKGPVRVVTDGPAIGMTIQKTDDKFYHHDQWSSNRAQSVCVGVENERLLQLYWDSILSLA, encoded by the coding sequence ATGGCCGAGAAGATTATCTTTGACACCGATCCAGGCATCGATGATGCCATGGCCCTGCTGTTTGCCCACGCCCTGCCCAACATCGACATGATGGCCATCACCACGGTGTACGGCAACGGCACCATCGAGGATTGCACCCGCAACGCCTGCTTCCTCAACGACAAATTCAACATGGGCGCCACCGTGGTGCGTGGTGCCGAAGGCCCCATCACTCGTGATCCTGTGGGCCCGACCGTGGTGGTGCACGGTGAACACGGCCTGGGCACGGTGGAAGCGCCGGCGGACCAGCCCATCAACATCGATTCTCGTCCCGCCCATGTGTACATGAGCGAGATGACCCGGGCCCATCCCGGCGAGATCACCCTGGTGGCGGTCGGCCCTCTGACCAACCTGGCGCTGGCACTGGAGTACGACCCTGAGATCGTCAACAACGTCAAAGAGGTGGTGATCATGGGGGCGGCCTTCGGCGAACAGGGCCACAGCGGCAACATCTCTCCCGTGGCCGAAGCCAACATCTATGACGACCCTCATGCCGCTGATGTGGTGTTTACCGCCGACTGGCATGTGGTGATCGTCGGCCTGGACGTGACCCACCAGACCTTCTTTACCGGCGAATACCTGGACAAGCTGCGCGATGCCGCCGGTGACGTGGGCCAGTTCATCTGGGACGTGAGCCGTTTCTACCTGAAGTTCTACTCCGAGCGCGTTGGCGTCAATGGCTGCCATGTGCACGACCCGTCGGCGGTGGCCTATGTGGCCGACCCCAGCCTGTTCACCACCCGTAAGGGGCCGGTACGCGTGGTCACCGACGGGCCTGCCATCGGCATGACCATCCAGAAGACCGACGACAAGTTCTACCACCACGACCAGTGGTCCTCCAACCGGGCCCAGAGTGTGTGCGTTGGGGTGGAGAACGAGCGTCTGCTTCAACTGTACTGGGACAGTATCCTCAGCCTGGCCTAG
- a CDS encoding GGDEF domain-containing protein, with translation MSHRLIQLGMALFMLISMAVLPGWLAAAGGEVRWLLEYLPWVLLGAAGLVSFVYGLKKLSFMVMVCLGAYALIRNDLQVPLPQGNTELKFWGLCLIAPLLVFLYDKLPERWLFSGYYLSALTVALVPTGLFYYQLSTDPAGAHQALAGWFEPLGGYPAPWLALLLMGSYFAICALSQNRRQDKGDSAALLCLMALALTSFNFDVPGISSLMFTCLGVLLLVVLVLHSYRLAFYDLLTSVRNRRSLDSRLKGLSGRYQVAMVDIDHFKSFNDTFGHDVGDDVLRLVAQRLTKVGAGGTVYRYGGEEFTILFPSRDRKRCLEALEEIRQAIADYPFYVRDKQPSGPVRRRRREAKPKTPPQTITVSMGLAQARFDDANAEAVIKRADEALYQAKQAGRNCIRADATPGRRPARRRAMA, from the coding sequence ATGTCGCATCGCCTGATCCAACTAGGTATGGCGCTGTTTATGCTGATCAGTATGGCGGTGCTGCCAGGATGGCTGGCGGCCGCCGGCGGCGAAGTGCGCTGGCTGCTGGAGTACCTGCCCTGGGTGCTGCTGGGAGCGGCCGGGCTGGTCAGCTTCGTCTATGGACTGAAAAAGCTCAGCTTTATGGTGATGGTGTGCTTGGGTGCCTATGCCCTGATCCGCAACGACCTGCAGGTGCCCCTGCCCCAGGGCAACACCGAGCTGAAGTTCTGGGGGTTGTGCCTCATCGCCCCGCTGTTGGTGTTCCTCTACGACAAGCTCCCCGAGCGCTGGCTGTTCAGCGGCTACTACCTCTCTGCCCTGACCGTGGCCCTGGTGCCCACCGGTCTGTTCTACTATCAGCTCAGTACGGATCCGGCTGGTGCCCACCAGGCGCTGGCGGGCTGGTTTGAGCCTCTGGGCGGCTACCCCGCCCCCTGGCTGGCCCTGCTGCTGATGGGCAGCTATTTCGCCATCTGCGCCCTCAGCCAGAACCGCCGCCAGGACAAGGGGGATTCCGCCGCCCTGCTGTGCCTGATGGCCCTGGCGCTGACCAGCTTCAACTTCGATGTGCCGGGGATCTCCTCACTGATGTTCACCTGCCTCGGGGTGTTGCTGCTGGTGGTGCTGGTGCTGCACAGCTACCGGCTGGCGTTTTACGACCTGCTGACCAGTGTACGCAACCGCCGCAGCCTGGACTCGCGCCTGAAAGGGCTCAGTGGCCGCTACCAGGTGGCCATGGTGGACATCGACCACTTCAAGAGTTTCAACGACACCTTCGGCCACGACGTGGGCGATGACGTGCTCAGGCTGGTGGCCCAGCGGCTGACCAAGGTGGGGGCCGGGGGCACCGTCTATCGTTACGGCGGTGAGGAGTTCACCATCCTGTTCCCCAGCCGCGATCGCAAGCGTTGTCTGGAGGCGCTGGAGGAGATTCGCCAGGCCATCGCCGATTACCCCTTCTACGTGCGTGACAAGCAGCCCAGCGGCCCGGTAAGACGGCGTCGTCGGGAAGCCAAACCCAAGACGCCGCCGCAAACCATCACGGTGTCCATGGGGCTGGCTCAGGCCCGCTTCGATGATGCCAATGCCGAGGCGGTGATCAAGCGGGCGGACGAGGCCCTCTACCAAGCCAAACAGGCGGGCCGTAACTGCATTCGTGCCGACGCCACCCCTGGCCGGCGCCCCGCACGTCGCCGGGCCATGGCATAA